GCGAAGTTGATCCCAGAGCGGTTGAGGCCGTCGATAAAGCGGTCGGCCAGGCCTTGCGCGCCGGCGATATTATCCGGCGTCTGCGCGACTTTCTTTCGCGCGGCGAGGGGGAACGCAGCGTGGAATCGCTTTCCAAGCTCGTGCATGAAGCCTGCGGTTTGGCCTTGGTCGGCGCCAAGGAAAGCGGCGTCGATGTGCGCTATGAACTCGATCCCCATCTCGATCGCGTTTTGGTGGATCGCATCCAGATTCAACAGGTATTGGTCAACCTTGTCCGCAACGCGATGGAGTCGATGCACGGACAGGCGCGGCGTCAGCTATTGGTGTCAACGTTGATAGACGGCGATATGGCGGTGGTGAGCGTAGCCGACACCGGCGCCGGCCTTGATCCCCTCATTGCCGAGAAGCTGTTTCAGCCCTTTGTCACTTCGAAGGCGCAAGGGATGGGTATTGGCCTGTCTATTTCCCGCACAATCATTGAGGCGCACGGGGGGCGGATTTGGACTGAGCCCAATCCAGACGGCGGCGCAATATTCCACTTCAGCGTCCGACTGGCGCCCGATGAGGAGACCGTAACATGACCGTGGTGCACGTGGTCGACGACGATCCGGCAATCCGCGATTCTTTGAGCTTCTTGTTAAGCGCAGCGGACATGACGCCAATCGTCTATGAATCGGCGCTCGAACTTTTAGCGAAGCGCGAGCTTGAACCGGGCTGCGTCGTCACGGACGTGCGCATGCCTGGCATGAGCGGTCTTGAGCTTGTCTTGAAGCTAAAGGAAAGGCGCATCCTGCACCCTGTCATCGTGCTGACCGGTCACGGCGATGTGGCGCTTGCTGTGGAGGCCATGAAAGCGGGGGTTGTCGATTTCATCGAAAAGCCCTTTGACGAAGATGTGTTGCTGAAGGCAGTGAGAGCCGCGTTGGCGCGAGATGAAGACGTGACGGCGCGTCAAACCGAACGAGCCGAAGTGGAGGCGCGTATCGCTCAGCTATCTCAGCGTGAACGCGAAGTGTTTGAAGCGATCGTTGCGGGTAACTCCAATAAGGCAGCGGCCCTCAAACTGGGCATCAGTCCGCGCACCGTTGAAATTTACCGCGCGCATGTGATGGATAAGATGGGGGCGCGCACGCTCTCGGAATTGGTCCGGATGGCGCTGATCCGTGAACACTTGTGACGCCGTAGGGTTTGCGCCGGATCAAGGCGGTGCGCCTCGAAAGCGCGTCAGGTGGCGCCTTTAGCGTGAGGCATCCCTGGCACAAAAACTTCCTCTGGCCCCGGCGCTTGTCCTGGTCGACGACGATCCTGCGCTGCTTCATGCGCTCAGCTTCGCGTTTGAGACCGAGGGCTACGACGTGCGCGCGTTCGCGGACGCCGAGGCCCTTTTGGCCGATCCTCAATCACCACACGCTTCGCTGTGCTTCGTGCTGGATCAGAAATTGCCGGGAATGTCGGGGCTTGCACTTTTGTCGGCGCTCCGCGCGCGCAATGTCGGCGCGCCTGCCATTCTGATCACGTCTAATCCAACCG
This window of the alpha proteobacterium U9-1i genome carries:
- a CDS encoding two-component nitrogen fixation transcriptional regulator FixJ; this translates as MTVVHVVDDDPAIRDSLSFLLSAADMTPIVYESALELLAKRELEPGCVVTDVRMPGMSGLELVLKLKERRILHPVIVLTGHGDVALAVEAMKAGVVDFIEKPFDEDVLLKAVRAALARDEDVTARQTERAEVEARIAQLSQREREVFEAIVAGNSNKAAALKLGISPRTVEIYRAHVMDKMGARTLSELVRMALIREHL
- a CDS encoding response regulator receiver protein, which produces MRAFADAEALLADPQSPHASLCFVLDQKLPGMSGLALLSALRARNVGAPAILITSNPTAILRREACAAGVEIVEKPLLDGVLATKVREAVERRDGA